A window from Salvia miltiorrhiza cultivar Shanhuang (shh) chromosome 2, IMPLAD_Smil_shh, whole genome shotgun sequence encodes these proteins:
- the LOC131012972 gene encoding pentatricopeptide repeat-containing protein At1g20230 isoform X2: MIATPGSATQGRARHAVSSWNMSSIVNNKASFHSNSLNPISDCNDTYRPFGQKINFSGIKTEDHIQSNTRKLTIDHCGSTSINWISEDRAHFGIYPDPLHLLSGSTTLLLTHAKQIHAQLLRTSLYDSPHYRTKLLLHYSKYFQFSDAKNLLRCLRLDLFSFTTLINASSKDNDFKTTLSLFHQMFIGGLYPDAHLLPSVIKACAGLLAPRIGKQVHGFSLSSGLSLDPFVESSLIHFYLKCDDIVSAHKVFDNMVGRDVVSWSALAAGYARKGDVINAKKVFNEVQNLGFEPNNVSWNGMIAGFNQSGCFLPAVSMFQQMHYHGFTPDGTGISSVLPAVGDLGYLNAGTQIHGLVIKTGFGADKCTVSALIDMYSKCGCPQEMLQAFEDMDQVDVGACNAFIAGLARHGLVDKALLVFKEHMAQGMELNVVSWTSVIACCSQHGKDIEALELFREMQSAGVKPNAVTIPCLLPACGNIAALMHGKAAHCFSVRRYITTDVYVASALIDMYANCGKIQEARCCFDRMPARNLVCWNAMLGAYAMHGKAKEAIEIFLRLQRSGQKPDSVSFTSLLSACSQSGLTEEGYHYFESMHKDHGVEPRIEHYACIVSLLGRAGKLEEAYSLITKMPYDPDACVWGALLSSCRLHHNMSLGELAADKLFELEPRNPGNYVLLSNIYASKGKWKNVDKVRDIMREKGLKKNPGCSWIEVKNKVHMILAGDKSLPQMAQILDRLTKFSAEMKRAGHLPKTDWVLQDVEEQEKEHILCGHSEKLAVVFGILNTAEGSSLRITKNLRICGDCHAVIKFISRSERREIFVRDTNRYHHFKDGECSCQDYW; encoded by the exons ATGATAGCTACTCCTGGATCTGCTACCCAGGGACGGGCCCGTCATGCTGTTAGTAG TTGGAATATGTCATCTATTGTAAATAATAAAGCATCCTTTCACAGTAATTCTTTAAATCCAATATCAGACTGCAATGACACCTATAGACCTTTTGGCCAGAAAATTAACTTCTCTGGAATCAAAACTGAGGATCACATTCAATCGAacaccagaaaattgacaattGATCATTGTGGTTCCACAAGCATCAATTGGATTAGTGAAGATAGAGCTCATTTCGGCATTTACCCAGACCCACTGCATCTGCTAAGTGGAAGTACCACATTATTACTTACTCATGCAAAGCAGATTCATGCCCAACTCCTCAGAACAAGTCTGTATGATTCTCCTCATTATAGAACAAAGCTCCTCTTGCACTACTCCAAATACTTTCAGTTTTCTGACGCCAAAAACCTTCTCCGGTGCTTGAGGCTAGACCTCTTCTCATTCACTACCCTTATAAATGCATCCTCCAAAGATAATGATTTTAAGACAACTCTCAGTTTATTTCATCAAATGTTTATTGGTGGGCTTTACCCAGATGCCCATCTTTTACCAAGTGTTATCAAGGCTTGTGCTGGTCTATTGGCTCCTAGAATTGGAAAGCAAGTCCATGGGTTCTCTTTATCATCTGGGCTCTCTTTGGATCCTTTCGTGGAGTCTTCgttaattcatttttatttaaaatgtgATGATATAGTTAGTGCCCACAAGGTGTTTGATAATATGGTGGGGAGAGATGTTGTTTCTTGGAGCGCATTGGCTGCTGGTTATGCAAGGAAAGGTGATGTAATTAATGCAAAAAAGGTGTTTAACGAGGTTCAAAATCTTGGTTTTGAACCAAATAATGTGTCTTGGAATGGTATGATTGCGGGTTTCAATCAAAGTGGCTGTTTCCTGCCGGCAGTTTCAATGTTTCAGCAGATGCATTATCATGGTTTTACTCCTGATGGTACTGGAATTTCCAGTGTTCTTCCTGCAGTAGGTGACTTGGGCTATTTAAATGCAGGCACACAAATTCACGGACTTGTGATCAAGACTGGTTTTGGTGCCGATAAGTGTACTGTAAGTGCACTCATTGACATGTATAGCAAGTGTGGGTGTCCTCAAGAGATGTTGCAAGCATTTGAGGATATGGATCAAGTGGATGTTGGAGCCTGCAATGCCTTCATAGCAGGGCTCGCTCGACATGGTCTTGTTGACAAAGCGTTGCTGGTGTTTAAAGAGCACATGGCCCAAGGAATGGAATTGAATGTTGTTTCATGGACTTCAGTAATAGCTTGTTGCTCACAGCATGGTAAAGACATTGAGGCTTTGGAGCTTTTCAGAGAAATGCAGTCTGCTGGTGTCAAACCAAATGCTGTGACCATTCCTTGTTTGCTTCCTGCTTGTGGCAATATTGCAGCACTTATGCATGGGAAGGCTGCTCACTGCTTTTCTGTCAGAAGGTACATTACAACTGATGTTTATGTAGCCAGTGCACTGATAGATATGTATGCCAATTGTGGAAAGATCCAAGAAGCTCGATGTTGCTTTGATAGGATGCCTGCCCGTAATTTGGTTTGCTGGAATGCAATGTTGGGCGCATATGCAATGCATGGAAAGGCAAAGGAAGCCATTGAAATTTTTCTCCGGCTGCAGAGGAGTGGACAGAAACCTGACTCTGTTAGTTTCACCAGCCTCTTATCTGCATGTAGCCAAAGTGGCCTTACAGAAGAAGGGTATCATTACTTTGAAAGCATGCACAAGGATCATGGTGTTGAACCTAGAATAGAGCATTATGCTTGTATTGTGAGTCTGCTTGGTCGTGCTGGCAAGCTTGAAGAAGCCTATTCCCTGATTACGAAAATGCCATATGACCCTGATGCTTGTGTTTGGGGTGCATTATTAAGTTCCTGTAGACTTCATCATAACATGAGCTTGGGTGAGCTCGCTGCTGATAAATTGTTTGAACTAGAACCAAGAAATCCTGGAAATTACGTTCTGCTGTCTAATATTTATGCTTCTAAGGGGAAATGGAAAAATGTAGATAAAGTCAGAGATATAATGAGGGAGAAGGGACTGAAGAAGAATCCTGGCTGCAGTTGGATTGAGGTCAAGAACAAAGTACACATGATTTTGGCAGGTGACAAATCGCTTCCTCAAATGGCTCAAATCCTGGATAGATTAACTAAATTTAGCGCAGAAATGAAGAGAGCAGGTCACTTGCCAAAAACAGATTGGGTGCTACAAGATGTGGAGGAACAGGAGAAGGAGCATATCTTATGTGGCCACAGTGAGAAGTTGGCTGTAGTTTTTGGTATTCTTAATACTGCTGAGGGATCTTCTCTTAGGATCACTAAAAACCTAAGAATTTGTGGAGATTGCCATGCTgttataaaatttatatctaGATCTGAGAGGAGAGAAATTTTTGTCAGAGACACGAATCGTTATCACCACTTCAAGGATGGTGAATGCTCATGCCAGGATTACTGGTGA